In Pseudomonas sp. PDNC002, the DNA window CCTGCCCCTTGAGGCGGATGCGCTCGCCATCGGCGGTGCCCACCGGAATCTTCACGTTCAGCGTCTTGCTCTGCGGTGGCAGCTTGCGCCCGTACTCGTCGTAGCTGGGCAGGCTGAAGCTGATCGGCCGGCTCTCGCCGGAGAGGGTTTCCTCAAGGAACAGCGGGACTTCCATCTCCACGTCCTGGCCACGGTGCGCGCGCGGTTGCCGCGCACCACCGAAGCCACCTTGAGGGCCGCCGGCGCGGGCGCCGAAGACCTGCTCGAAGAAGTCACTGAAGTCCTGCTCATGCCCCGGCGGCGGACCATCAAAGCCACCGCGCGGCTGCCAGCCGGGTGGTGCCTCGAACTGCGGCCCCTGCGGACCGTACTTGCGCAGCTCGTCGTACTCGGCGCGCTTCTCCGGGCTCTTGAGCACCTCATAGGCCTCGGAGACTTCCTTGAAGTGCGTCTCGGCGTCCGGCTCCTTGCTGACGTCCGGGTGGTACTTGCGCGCGAGCTTGCGGTAGGCGGTCTTGATCGCCTTCTCGTCGGCGTCGGGCTCTACACCCAGCGCCGCGTAGTAATCCTTGAATTCCATCGGTAACGGTCACTCCTCACATGCGTTGGACCTGTCGGCGCCTGGGACACGGGGGGATCGCGCGGGCAGCCGAAGCCGCTGCGCGCACTGCGAGGCGAACAGGTGGAAAAAGCGGGTTCTGCCACATCAGATGGAGTCGCCGTGCCCGCTTTTCAACACTCCCAGCAAGCCTAGACGCTGATCCTGCGCCCGCCCCGCGAAGACGATTTGATACCGGTCATGGCATAGTCATCTTCCCCACTTCAACGCGAACCATCCAGGCCATGAGCGTGCCCTTCGAGTCGATCCGCCAACCGCTGGACCCCGGCCACGCACTGCCGATCTACCGCCAGCTGTACGAGCGCTTCAAGGACGCCATCACCCGTGGCGCGCTGCGTCCGGGCGAGCGCGTGCCGCCGGTGCGCGGCCTGGCCGGCGAGCTCGGGGTGGCGCGCGGCACGGTGGAACTGGCCTATCAACTGCTTGTCAGCGAGGGCTATCTGCTGCCGCGCGGGCCTGCCGGCACCGTGGTGTCGCCGCAGCTCAGCGGGCGCACGCAGGCGCCGCCGCTGGTGGAGATCGATCCGGCAACCGTCGAGCGCAGCGTGCCGGGGGTGATCGCCCACGGCCCGACCATCCGCCCGTTCCAACTCGGCCTGCCGGGGCTCGACGCCTTTCCGCGCGCTCTCTGGTCACGTCTATGCGCCCGCCGCCTGCGCCAGCAGAGCGCGCCGATGCTGGCCTATCCGGAGCCCTGCGGTTACGGCCCGCTGCGCGAGGCGGTGGCGGGTTACCTGGGGATATCCCGCGGCATCGTCTGCGACCCGGCACAGGTGTTCATCTGCGCGGGCTACCAGGGCGCGCTGGACCTGATCAGCCGCACCCTGCTCGAACCCGGCCAGCGCTTCTGGCACGAGGACCCCGGTTACCCGCGCGGCCGCGAACTGCTGCGTCGCGCCGGTGGCGTACCGGTGCCGGTGGCGGTGGACGGCGACGGCCTGCGCGTGGAGGACGGCATCGCCCTCGCCCCGGATGCGAGTTTCGCCCTGGTCACGCCCTCGCAGCAGAGTCCCACCGGCGTCGCCCTCGGCCTGCCGCGCCGCCTGGCCCTGCTGGACTGGGCCGCCAGCAGCGGCGCCTGGATCGTCGAGGACGACTACGACAGCGAGTACCGCTACGCCGGCTTCCCCTTGCCGGCGCTGAAAAGCCTCGACCGCGCCGGCCGCGTGCTCTACACCGGCACCTTCAGCAAGGTGCTGTTTCCTGCGCTGCGCCTGGGCTACCTGGTGGTGCCGGCGGAGTTGGTGGAGGCCTTCGTGCGCAGCCAGCAGGTGTTCCCCTCAGGCTGCGCCGAACTGCTCCAGGCGACCCTCTGCGATTTCATGCAGGAGGGCCACTTTGCCCGTCACCTCAAGCGAACGCGCAGCCTCTATGCCCAGCGCCGGCAGTGGCTGCGCGAAGCGCTGGAGGATCGGCTGGGCGGGCATCTGCGCATCGCGCCGACGCCGGGCGGGCTGCACCTGATCGGCGCGGTGGAGGGGGACGACCTGGCTATCGCCCACCGCGCCCACGCCGACGGCATGGGTCTGCAGGCGCTGAATGCCTGGTGCGTGGAGAACCGACGCGAGCCGGCGCTGATGCTGAGCTTCACCAACGTGGTCGATCAGCAGACGGCCGCACGCTGGGCAGAGCGAGTCGCGGGCGCGATGGAGCGGTAGATAGCGCAGGCCCGCCGTTCGCGGTCCCATGGCGACACGGCGAGTGGCGCCATCGACGTATGGCGTCGAACGTCCTGGGCCTCGGCTATCCGCAGCCTGAAATGAAAAGCCCCGCCGAGGCGGGGCTTTTGCTTACGCGGGACCTATCAGGACGACAGGTACGCCGAGCGGGTCAGCCCCAGGCGCAGCGCGTCCAGGTACTGCGTGCGCTCGCGCGCGGTGAGCTTGGCCCCGGCAACCTTGTCGCGGTAGTGGGTCATCAGCTCCTCGGGCGACAGGTGCACGTAGCGCAGCATGTCCTCGATGGTGTCGTGGGTCTCGATGCCGGCGTGGTAGTAGCTGCCGTCGGCGTTCTGGTAGACGTTCACCGAGTCGGTGTCGCCGAACAGGTTGTGCATGTCGCCGAGGATTTCCTGGTAGGCGCCGACCAGGAAGGTGCCGATCAGGTAGTCCTCGCCTTCCTTTACGTCGTGCACCGGCATGCTGGTCTCGATGCTCTGCTCGTCGACGTACTGGGTGATCTTGCCGTCGGAATCACAGGTCAGGTCCTGCAGTACCGCGCGACGGGTCGGCTCCTCGCCCAGGCGGTGGATCGGCAGGATCGGCAGCACCTGGCCGATGGCCCAGGTGTCGGGCAGGCTCTGGAACACCGAGAAGTTGCAGATGTACTTGTCGGCCAGCTTGTCGTTCAACTCGTCGAGCACCTGGCGGTGCGAACGCTGGTGCGCCTTGAGCTGGTTGTGCAGGCGGCGGCAGATGGCGAAGTAGCACTGCTCGGCCAGGGCCTTCTGCGCCAGGCTGATCTTGCCTTCGGCGTACTGCGCGGCGGCGTCGCTCATGTAGTGGGTGGCGCGCCAGTAGGTCTCGGTGACCATCTCGGCGTCGGTCGGGCCCAGCAGGTCGGCCAGCCACTGGACGATCTCCGGCTGTTCGGCCAGGTCGGTGATCTTCGGCACTTCGTCGTTGTGCCGCTCGACGTCGGTCACCTGGGTGATCAGTACCGCGTGGTGCGCGGTCAGTGCGCGGCCGCTCTCGGAGAAGATGTGCGGATGCGGCAGGCCCTGGGCGTCGCAGAACTCTTTCAGCATGCCCACCACCACACCGGCGTAGTCGTCGATGTCGTAGTTGATCGAGCTGGCGTTGCGCGAATGGGTGCCGTCGTAGTCCACGCCCAGGCCGCCGCCGACGTCCACGTGGTCCACCGGCAGGCCGAGGGCGCGCAGTTCGCCGTAGTAGCGGATGGCTTCCTTGAAGCCGTGCTGGTAGTCGGCCAGGTTGGCGATCTGCGAGCCCATGTGGAAGTGCAGCAGGCGCACGCCCTGGTCCAGGCCGGCGTCGCGGAAGCGCTCGACCACCGACAGCAGTTGCGCGGCGGACAGGCCGAACTTGGCCTTCTCGCCACCGGTGTCGGCCCACTTGGAGGACGCCAGCGAGGACAGGCGCACGCGCAGGCCAACCTGGGGCAGCACGCCAATCACGGCGGCTTCCTCGATCACCAGCTGCACCTCGGATTCCTTCTCGATCACGATGAACACGTTGTGACCGAGCTTCTGCCCCATCAGCGCCAGCTTGATGAACTCGCGGTCCTTGTAGCCGTTGCAGACGATGGTGCCGCCCTTGGGCGCCAGCGCCAGCACGGCCATCAGCTCGGGCTTGGAGCCCGCTTCCAGGCCGATGGAAACGTTCTGCGTGGCGATGATGCTTTCCACCACCGCTTCCTGCTGGTTCACCTTGATCGGGTACAGCGCGGTGTAGCGGCTGGTGTATTCCAGGCGCGCGATGTTGGCGTCGAAGGCGCCGGTGAGCTTGCGCACGCGGTCCTGGAGGATATCCGGGAAACGCACCAGCAACGGCAGCGACAGACCCGCCTCGCGCAGCTGCTCGACCACCCCGTGCAGATCGATCGGCTGGGCATCGGCGCCCTGCGGGCGAACTTCCACGTTACCGGCGTCGTTGATGGCGTAGTAGCCAGCGCCCCAGTGGCGAATTCCGTAGATGCTGCGGCTGTCTGCCACGGTCCAGTTGCTGCCGTCGTCTTTGCGGGTCCGTCTAGCGGCCATGCGTGGTGGTCTCCTCAAATTGCGCGAATGTGTGCAGGCGCCCGCCCGGCGTGCGGGTAGGTCGTCAAAGCCTGGTGGTGTAAACCTAGCCGGGCCTCGTGACGTTGCCGTGTTGACCGCCGGCATTGGCGGTAAGTTTAGGAAAATCCGACGACGCGCCCAGGGCGCGCCGATAAATCTCCCATCTAGGGAAAGGGCTTGCCGGCCATGCGCTTGGCGCACATCGCCTGGAACCCCTTCTCTGCAGAGGAGAATCGTTCGGGAGAGACGGCTCAGCCGCCGGATTTCTTCGCCTTGAGGCCGCGCTTGGTCAGCTCTTCGAGCAACAGGTCGACGTGGTCGCCCTGGATCTCGATGATGCCGTCCTTCAGCGCGCCACCCGTGCCGCAACGCTTCTTTAGCGCGGTGGCCAGGTCTTTCAGCGCATCGGCCGCCAGCGGCACGCCGGTCACCGTGGTCACGGTCTTGCCACCGCGGCCCTTGGTTTCACGACGCACGCGAGCGATGCCATCGCCGGCCGGAATCTCGGCCTGCTTGCAGATGCACGCGCCAACGGGCTGATTGCAGTCCGGGCAGTGCCGGCCGGAATCAGTGGAATAGACGAGCCCGCCGAGGGCGGACAGGGAGGATGCTTTCTTGACCACCGGGCGTTTCCCCAGGATTGGCCTCTTCGGGCCAGGTCAACGAATGGCCGGCTGGCGCCGACCGCGACGCCCCACTCAGGCAGGGGCTGCGCATTCCCGGCGGAGGACCCTGCCGGAAAGGTCGCGCAATTTAGCAGCATTGAAAGCAAATGCTAAGACCGAAAATGCGTCATTGATCGGTGGTTTGGCGACATGCCCTCTTTATCAAGACAGCTGGAAGTCGGATCGAGCGATCGCGGACGGAGGCCGCTCCTACGCCGGGGCCAGCATTTGTGTAGGAGCGGACCCTGTCCGCGATGTCTCGAAGCTCGCTCCAATTCCCTCAGAAACTCACCAGGTACTTGCGCAACGCCGCCAGCGAGTCCGGGCAATACAGCGCACCCGCCTTGGCTTCGGCCAGCGCCTGGTGCGGGTCAATGAACTTCGCTTCCAGCACTTCCTCGGGCTGCAACCTCAGCGGCGCATCGGACACCGCGGAGAACACCGCGCACCACAGGCGGTTGTCCGGCTGGTCGAAGAAGAAGGTGCCGTGTGGACGCAATTCCACGCCGGCAATGCCCAGCTCCTCTTCCAGCTCGCGGGCAGCCGACTCGGCGTAGCTTTCCTCGGCCTGCACCATGCCGCCGGCGGCCGGGTCCCAGTAGCCGGGATAAACCGCCTTGCTCAGGGTGCGCCGGTGCACGCACAGCTCACCGGCGGAGTTGAACAGCAGGATGAAGGTGCCCCGGCCGATCAGCCCGCGAGCGCGCAATTCGGCGCGCGGCAGGCTGCCCAGCAACTGGTCGTCGTCGTCGACCCAGGCGATCTTCTCGGCGTCCGAAGCCGCCCGGTGGGCGGCCTCCTTGTCGCTGATGCCTTCCATCGATCAGCCCTGGGCCAGCAGTTGGCGCAGGTCGATGATCGCGGCGTTGGCGCGGGAGATGTAGTTGGCCATCACCAGCGAATGGTTGGCCAGCACGCCGAAGCCGCTGCCATTGAGGACCATCGGGCTCCACAGCGGCGCCTCGGCGGCCTCCAGCTCACGGATGATCTGGCGCACGCTGACGGTGGCGTTCTTCTTCGCCAGCACGTCGGCGAAGTCCACCTCGATGGCGCGCAGGATGTGCGACAGCGCCCAGGCCTGGCCGCGGGCTTCGTAGAACACGTTGTCGATCTGCATCCAGGGGGTTTCCTGGATCACTTCCTCGACTTCCGGCGCCTGGCCCGGAGTGACCGGCTGCATCGGCGTGATATTGGTGTTCAGCTTCACCCGACCCACACTGGCCGAGAGGCGCTGGGACAGCGAGCCCAGACGGGTGGAAACGTCACCCAGCCAGTTGTTCAGGCTGTCGGCGCGGGCGTAGAACTGCGCACCGGCCGGATCAGCAGAGAGACGGCCGAGGTAGCGGTCCAGGGACTTGATGCCCTCGGCGTACTCCGACTCGGAGGACGGCAACGCCCAGCTCTTGTTGTCGAAGTTGAAGCGCGGCTCGGCGCGCGCCAGGTCGGCGTCCTCGGTGGACTGCGACTGGGAACGGGCGAAGTCCTTGCGCAGGGCGCGGGACAGGTCGCGCACCTGGACCAGGGCGCCGTATTCCCAGCTGGGCATGTTGTCCAGCCAGACGCCCGGCGGGAAGATGTCGTTGGAGAGATAGCCGCCCGGCTTGTTGAGGAGGGTGGCGACCACTTCCTTGAGGGTTTCCACGGTGGTATAGCCCACCACCATCTGGCGGCCGGCGCGCTCGGCGGCGGCCTGGGCGTTCTGCTGCACGGGGAACAGGTCCGGCTCCTGGCTCCAGTACCAGCCGATCACCCCGCAGACCACCAGGTAGGCGCCCAGCAGGCCGCCCAGTACACGACCCAGCCAGGGGCCACCGAAGTAGGCGCGTGCATCGTCTACCGTGTCATCCACGCGATCACGCACGGAGCCGCGTTTCTTCCAGTTCCACATGGCAAGTTCCTTGATGTCCCGAATTCGAAGATAGCTTGGACCCACATCCGGCCCCAGGGTGCCGGGATATTTGGTCGCACTGTGCAAGCATGCCGCACAGCGGCAGGTCAGCGCAGCCTACCCTGCGCATGGTGCTAGGTAACGTAGCGAATTACAAAGCTCAGGATGTTTGACCGAAGGCACTGTTATTGCCAGCAATGATTGGTAGCATAGGGCCATCACTGTGTATCACGGCGGAAACATATTCGCCCCGCAGGCCGCCGGTACGGCCGACGAAGAAGCGCGATGAACGAGCTCGACGATCCCTCCCTCGACCGCCTCAAGCATCACTTCGCCCAGCGAGTGATCCACCAGGCCCGCCACTTGCTGGAAGTCTGGCAGCGCCTGTCTCGGTCGGAATGGAACAGTAGTGGCACCGCGGAGCTGGGCGAAGCCTGCCTGCGCCTGCAGCGCTATGCCGAGCGCTTCGAGCAGGCCGAGCACGCCGACCTGGCCAAGGCCATCGATCAGTGCCTGCGCGCCGTGCAGGACAATCGTGGGCGACTCTCCAGCGAACTGATCACCGAGCTCAACCGCCTGATGCAGCGACTCTCGCGCACCGGCCTGCGCCACGGTGACCAATTCGAACAGACCAGCCTGCCGCCGCTGCGCAAGCCGGTCTACCTGGCCCTGCAGGATCAGGAGCGCGCCGAACGCCTGGCCCAGCAACTGGAATTCTTCGGCATGGCGGCGCAGCCCTGCGAACACGCCAATGCCTTCCGCGCCGCCATGGCCGAGCGCCACCCGGCGGCCATCGTCATGGAGATCGACTTCGCCGGCGGCCAGGGCCTGGCGCTCGCCGACGAGGCCCAGGCCGGCCTCAAGCACAAGCTGCCGGTGCTGTTCTTCAGCCATGAGGAAACCGATACCCCGACCCGCCTGGCCGCTGCCCGCACCGGCGGCCAGGACTTCTTCACCGGGGCGCTGGACGCCTCCGGCCTGCTAGAGAAGATCGAGACGTTGACCCGCGTATCGCAGTACGAGCCGTTCCGCGTCCTGATCGTCGACGATTCCCGCGCCCAGGCCGCGCACACCGAGATGGTCCTCAACAGCGCCGGCATCGTCACCCGCGCGCTCACCGCGCCGCTGTCGGTGATGGCCGAGCTGGCCGAGTTCCAGCCGGACCTGATCATCCTCGACATGTACATGCCCGAGTGCCTGGGCACCGAGCTGGCCAAGGTGATCCGCCAGCACGAGCGCTATGTCAGCGTGCCGATCATCTACCTGTCCGCCGAGGACGACCTGGACAAGCAGCTGGACGCCATGAGCGAAGGCGGCGACGACTTCCTCACCAAGCCGATCAAGCCGCGCCACCTGATCGCCACCGTACGCAACCGCGCCGCCCGCGCGCGCAGCCTGAAGGCACGGATGGTGCGCGACAGCCTGACCGGCCTGTACAACCACACCCATACCCTGCAGTTGCTCGACGATGCCCGCTTCCGCGCGCGCCGCGAGGAACGCCCGCTGACCTTCGCGATGCTCGACATCGACCACTTCAAGCGGGTCAACGACACCTATGGCCATCCCATGGGCGACCGGGTGATCAAGAGCCTGGCGCTGTTCCTCAAGCAGCGCCTGCGCAAGACCGACCACATCGGCCGGTACGGCGGCGAGGAATTCGCCGTGGTGCTGCCGGACACCGATGCCGCCTCGGCGCGCAAGGTGCTGGAGGAAATCCGCCAGCGCTTCGCCGATATCCATTACCCCGCCCAACCGCACGACCTGACCTGCACCTTCAGTTGCGGCATCGCCGAACTGGGCGAGGACATGGACATCAAGACCCTCGCCAAGCAGGCCGACGAGGCGCTGTACCGCGCCAAGCACGGCGGGCGCAACCGCGTAGAGGTCTACTCCTGATCCGGCGCGGCGCTCTGCCGCGCCGCTTTCCGACCAGATGCTGGCACCGTGTCATCAGCCAGTAACGAAACTGCAATAGGTTCAGGGCTCGCCGTTTTCCCGCTGTCGGTCGAGACCTGCCATGCGCCTCAAGCTGCTCACCAACCTCAACACCGTCCTGCTCCTGCTCGTCTGCGTCGCGCTGGGCGCCACCCTGTGGTGGTCGCAACGCGCGCTCGAGCGCCCTTTCACGTTGATGGACCGCTACCTGGAACTCTCCCAGGGCTTCGAGCGCAAGGTCGCGCAGAACATCCAGGCGTACCTCGCCAGCGGTGACGCGCTGAAACAGAAAGCCGCCCAGCAGGCGCTGGACGAACTGGCCGCGGAACTGCCGCAATTGCCGGACAGCCTCAGCCAGTTGCTCGGCCAGAGCCTCGACGAGTTGCGCCAGTTCAGCGGCAACCAGTTGCTCGCCGCCGGCAAGCTGGCGGGTGATCCGCAGGGCCTGCTGCTGCAGGCCGAACGCGACCTGCTGGCGGCGCTGGACCAGCTCGGCGCCTATGCCGACGCCAGCCAGAACCCCGCCGCCACCGAGTACCGCACGCCGCTGCTGCAAGCCAGTCTGCACCTGACGCGCCTCGCCCACGCCCGCGCCAAGCTGGTGGAGAGCGGCAATCCGGCGCTGGCCGCGGACATCCAGCGCGAGCTGGAAACCCTGCGCCAACTGGCCGAACGCATCGACGCCCTGCCCCTGCTCGGCGTGCTGGAACAGCAGGCCTCCGCCTCCGACGACTTCGCCGCGATGATGGGCCTGGATTCCCAGCCCGCCGCGCAACAGCAGAGCGAAGACCGTGGCGTCACCCTCAAGCGTGATCTCGCCAGCGTGCTGCGCCGCTACCCGGACGAGCTGGACCGCACCCGCCAACTGGTCGCCCAGCGCCAGGACCTGGCCAGCGCCACTGCCCAGCGCCTGGGCGCCGTGCAGCAGGCGCTGGCAACCCTGGAGCCGCAGGTGCGCGAGGAGCGTTCGAGGATCCAGGCTCAGGTTCGCATCATCCAGGGCGCCCTGATCGCCCTGATTCTCGCCACCGCGCTGCTCATCGATACGCTGCAACGCCGCCTGGCCCGCGTGCTCGGCCAACTGGTCCCGGCGCTGTCCACCTGGGCACGCGGCGACTTCAACCAGCCCATCGCGCTGAACACCCGCACCCGCGACCTGGTGGAGCTGCAGGAATCGCTGAATCGCCTGCGCGACTTCCTCGGCACCCTGGTCGGTACCATTCACCAGCGCGCCGAGGAAGTGGCCGGCAGCAGCCGTGCTCTGGCCGAGCTGAGCGGCGGCCTGCACGCCGGCGCCGAGCGCCAGGCCAGCGACACCGGGGAAATCCGCGACGCGCTGGGCGACATGGAGGCGGCGATCCAGCAGGTCGCCGGCGACGCCAGCCAGGCGGCCTCGGCCAGCCACGCCGCCGGCATGGCCGTCGAACAAGGGCAGCAGGTAATCGGCAACAGCCTGAGCGGCATGCGCGCGCTGGTGGACGAAGTGCAGAGCAACGCCCAGGCGATCGAGAACCTGGCCGAGGAGTCGGCCACGATCGGCAACGTACTGGGGGTGATTCGCTCCATCGCCGACCAGACCAACCTGCTGGCACTGAACGCCGCCATCGAGGCCGCACGAGCAGGCGAGCAAGGCCGTGGCTTTGCCGTGGTGGCCGAGGAAGTCCGCTCGCTGGCCCTGCGCACCGCCGGCGCCACCGAGGAAATCCAGCAACTCACCGCGCGCCTGCAGCAGGCCGCGCGACAATCGGTGGAAGCGATGCGCAGCCAGGTCGAGCATGCCGAAGTCACCGCCAACCAGGCCGGCGCCGCCGAGGGCGCACTGGACGAAGTGGTGGGCGCCATCCGCACCATCGCCAGCATGGCCGAGCGCATTGCCGAAAGCTCAGCGCAGCAGAGTGGCGCGGTCAGCGAAATCCGCTCCCACAGCGAGCGCATCCATGAACTGGGCAGCCAGAACCTGCGCCTGATCGGCCAGGGGCGTAGCCAGGGCGAGCAATTGCAGGAATTGGGCGGGGCGTTGCACACCGCCGTGCGGGCGTTTCGCGTCTGAATGCTGCCGGTCAGCCAATCGCGGACAGAGTCCGCTCCTACAGGATCAAAAGCCCCTCACCCTGGCCCTATCCCGGAGGGAGAGGGGACCGTACGGTGCAGGATGACACTCCAGCGTCAACCGGCACGATCAGCTCCCTCTCCCCTAGGGAGAGGGCTGGGGTGAGGGCACAGCCCAAGCACAGATTCCCAGGAAAAAGCGGTTGTTCCTGCCAAACCGCCTCAGAGCGCCTCGAGAACAGACTTCGACCGCCATGCCTTCCGCGGGTCGGTTCGCGAGCAAGCTCGCTCCTACAATTCGAATCCCCTGTAGGAACGAGGGGGACGCCCAGTTCTTGCTCGCGAACGCTCTTCAGGCCGAACTCAGCGCTCGCCCAGCTTGTGCCGTGCCGCGTACAGGCAAACCATCTCCATCGCCAGGGTCGCGCCGGCCAGGGCGGTGATCTCGGCGCTGTCGTAGGGCGGCGCCACTTCCACCACGTCCATCCCCACCAGGTTGATACCGCGCAGCGCGCGGAGGATCTCCAACGCCTGGTGCGAACTCAGCCCGCCGCACACCGGCGTGCCGGTGCCCGGAGCGAAGGCCGGGTCGAGGCAGTCGATATCGAAGGTCAGGTACACCGGGTTGTCGCCGACCCGTGCGCGGATGCGCTCGGCGATGGCTTGCGGCGAGTGACGATGGACTTCGCGGGCGTCCAGCACCTGGAAGCCCATCACGTCGTCATTGGTAGTGCGCAGGCCGACCTGCACCGAGCGCGACGGGTCGACCAACCCCTCGCGGGCCGCGTGGTAGAACATGGTGCCGTGGTCGATGCGCTGGCAGTCCTCGTCTGGCCAGGTGTCGCTGTGGGCATCGAAGTGGATCAGCGACAGCGGGCCGTGCTTCTTCGCGTGGGCCTTGAGCAGCGGGTAGCTGATGAAGTGGTCGCCGCCCAGAGTCAGCAGCGCGCAACCGGCATCGAGGATGCGCGCGGCATGGGCTTCGATGACGTCCGGGGTTTCCTGCGGCACGCCGTGATCGAAGGAGCAGTCGCCGTAGTCGATCACCGCCAGGTGGTCGAAGGGGTCGAATTCCCAGGGGAAGTGCCGGGCCCAGGCCATCTGCACCGAGGCCGCACGGATCGCGCGCGGCCCGAAGCGGCTGCCGGGGCGGTTGGTGGTGGCGGTGTCGAAGGGCACGCCGCTGACCACCAGGTCGACGCCGCGCAGGTCGCGGCTGTAGCGGCGACGCATGAAGCTGGTGATGCCGGCGTAGGTGGATTCCGCGCTGGTGCCATAAAGGCTGTCGCGGGTGATGGCCTGGTCGTTGTCGTTAGCGAGATCCATGGTGTCCTCATCAGTGTCT includes these proteins:
- a CDS encoding DUF2333 family protein, yielding MWNWKKRGSVRDRVDDTVDDARAYFGGPWLGRVLGGLLGAYLVVCGVIGWYWSQEPDLFPVQQNAQAAAERAGRQMVVGYTTVETLKEVVATLLNKPGGYLSNDIFPPGVWLDNMPSWEYGALVQVRDLSRALRKDFARSQSQSTEDADLARAEPRFNFDNKSWALPSSESEYAEGIKSLDRYLGRLSADPAGAQFYARADSLNNWLGDVSTRLGSLSQRLSASVGRVKLNTNITPMQPVTPGQAPEVEEVIQETPWMQIDNVFYEARGQAWALSHILRAIEVDFADVLAKKNATVSVRQIIRELEAAEAPLWSPMVLNGSGFGVLANHSLVMANYISRANAAIIDLRQLLAQG
- the cbpA gene encoding curved DNA-binding protein — translated: MEFKDYYAALGVEPDADEKAIKTAYRKLARKYHPDVSKEPDAETHFKEVSEAYEVLKSPEKRAEYDELRKYGPQGPQFEAPPGWQPRGGFDGPPPGHEQDFSDFFEQVFGARAGGPQGGFGGARQPRAHRGQDVEMEVPLFLEETLSGESRPISFSLPSYDEYGRKLPPQSKTLNVKIPVGTADGERIRLKGQGAPGINGGPAGDLYLAIRLVPHPIFDVDGRDLIVTVPVAPWEAALGAKVEVPTLGGRINLGIPANSQAGQRLRIKGKGLPNKGDAAAGDLYAVLKVVMPKTADEATRTLWEELAAKAAFDPRADWGKRA
- a CDS encoding PleD family two-component system response regulator; this translates as MNELDDPSLDRLKHHFAQRVIHQARHLLEVWQRLSRSEWNSSGTAELGEACLRLQRYAERFEQAEHADLAKAIDQCLRAVQDNRGRLSSELITELNRLMQRLSRTGLRHGDQFEQTSLPPLRKPVYLALQDQERAERLAQQLEFFGMAAQPCEHANAFRAAMAERHPAAIVMEIDFAGGQGLALADEAQAGLKHKLPVLFFSHEETDTPTRLAAARTGGQDFFTGALDASGLLEKIETLTRVSQYEPFRVLIVDDSRAQAAHTEMVLNSAGIVTRALTAPLSVMAELAEFQPDLIILDMYMPECLGTELAKVIRQHERYVSVPIIYLSAEDDLDKQLDAMSEGGDDFLTKPIKPRHLIATVRNRAARARSLKARMVRDSLTGLYNHTHTLQLLDDARFRARREERPLTFAMLDIDHFKRVNDTYGHPMGDRVIKSLALFLKQRLRKTDHIGRYGGEEFAVVLPDTDAASARKVLEEIRQRFADIHYPAQPHDLTCTFSCGIAELGEDMDIKTLAKQADEALYRAKHGGRNRVEVYS
- a CDS encoding methyl-accepting chemotaxis protein, giving the protein MRLKLLTNLNTVLLLLVCVALGATLWWSQRALERPFTLMDRYLELSQGFERKVAQNIQAYLASGDALKQKAAQQALDELAAELPQLPDSLSQLLGQSLDELRQFSGNQLLAAGKLAGDPQGLLLQAERDLLAALDQLGAYADASQNPAATEYRTPLLQASLHLTRLAHARAKLVESGNPALAADIQRELETLRQLAERIDALPLLGVLEQQASASDDFAAMMGLDSQPAAQQQSEDRGVTLKRDLASVLRRYPDELDRTRQLVAQRQDLASATAQRLGAVQQALATLEPQVREERSRIQAQVRIIQGALIALILATALLIDTLQRRLARVLGQLVPALSTWARGDFNQPIALNTRTRDLVELQESLNRLRDFLGTLVGTIHQRAEEVAGSSRALAELSGGLHAGAERQASDTGEIRDALGDMEAAIQQVAGDASQAASASHAAGMAVEQGQQVIGNSLSGMRALVDEVQSNAQAIENLAEESATIGNVLGVIRSIADQTNLLALNAAIEAARAGEQGRGFAVVAEEVRSLALRTAGATEEIQQLTARLQQAARQSVEAMRSQVEHAEVTANQAGAAEGALDEVVGAIRTIASMAERIAESSAQQSGAVSEIRSHSERIHELGSQNLRLIGQGRSQGEQLQELGGALHTAVRAFRV
- the speA gene encoding arginine decarboxylase, giving the protein MAARRTRKDDGSNWTVADSRSIYGIRHWGAGYYAINDAGNVEVRPQGADAQPIDLHGVVEQLREAGLSLPLLVRFPDILQDRVRKLTGAFDANIARLEYTSRYTALYPIKVNQQEAVVESIIATQNVSIGLEAGSKPELMAVLALAPKGGTIVCNGYKDREFIKLALMGQKLGHNVFIVIEKESEVQLVIEEAAVIGVLPQVGLRVRLSSLASSKWADTGGEKAKFGLSAAQLLSVVERFRDAGLDQGVRLLHFHMGSQIANLADYQHGFKEAIRYYGELRALGLPVDHVDVGGGLGVDYDGTHSRNASSINYDIDDYAGVVVGMLKEFCDAQGLPHPHIFSESGRALTAHHAVLITQVTDVERHNDEVPKITDLAEQPEIVQWLADLLGPTDAEMVTETYWRATHYMSDAAAQYAEGKISLAQKALAEQCYFAICRRLHNQLKAHQRSHRQVLDELNDKLADKYICNFSVFQSLPDTWAIGQVLPILPIHRLGEEPTRRAVLQDLTCDSDGKITQYVDEQSIETSMPVHDVKEGEDYLIGTFLVGAYQEILGDMHNLFGDTDSVNVYQNADGSYYHAGIETHDTIEDMLRYVHLSPEELMTHYRDKVAGAKLTARERTQYLDALRLGLTRSAYLSS
- a CDS encoding PLP-dependent aminotransferase family protein — translated: MSVPFESIRQPLDPGHALPIYRQLYERFKDAITRGALRPGERVPPVRGLAGELGVARGTVELAYQLLVSEGYLLPRGPAGTVVSPQLSGRTQAPPLVEIDPATVERSVPGVIAHGPTIRPFQLGLPGLDAFPRALWSRLCARRLRQQSAPMLAYPEPCGYGPLREAVAGYLGISRGIVCDPAQVFICAGYQGALDLISRTLLEPGQRFWHEDPGYPRGRELLRRAGGVPVPVAVDGDGLRVEDGIALAPDASFALVTPSQQSPTGVALGLPRRLALLDWAASSGAWIVEDDYDSEYRYAGFPLPALKSLDRAGRVLYTGTFSKVLFPALRLGYLVVPAELVEAFVRSQQVFPSGCAELLQATLCDFMQEGHFARHLKRTRSLYAQRRQWLREALEDRLGGHLRIAPTPGGLHLIGAVEGDDLAIAHRAHADGMGLQALNAWCVENRREPALMLSFTNVVDQQTAARWAERVAGAMER
- a CDS encoding NUDIX hydrolase, which translates into the protein MEGISDKEAAHRAASDAEKIAWVDDDDQLLGSLPRAELRARGLIGRGTFILLFNSAGELCVHRRTLSKAVYPGYWDPAAGGMVQAEESYAESAARELEEELGIAGVELRPHGTFFFDQPDNRLWCAVFSAVSDAPLRLQPEEVLEAKFIDPHQALAEAKAGALYCPDSLAALRKYLVSF
- a CDS encoding translation initiation factor Sui1, which gives rise to MVKKASSLSALGGLVYSTDSGRHCPDCNQPVGACICKQAEIPAGDGIARVRRETKGRGGKTVTTVTGVPLAADALKDLATALKKRCGTGGALKDGIIEIQGDHVDLLLEELTKRGLKAKKSGG